A genomic segment from Pirellulales bacterium encodes:
- a CDS encoding phosphoribosylformylglycinamidine synthase subunit PurQ: MPVTALILRAPGTNCDEETAYAFELAGAQTQRVHVRQLLEEPGICKHSQILCLPGGFSYGDDIASGRILGDQLRRQLADTLREYRAANKLILGICNGFQVLIKCGLLFDDFEQSPATLAWNESGRYRDAWVNLRVQPGPCVFLRGLTEFPLPYAHGEGRFVARSPEVLAELARRGQLALCYAPGESKNVAARGDAHSEGGDLSVKLDFPDNPNGSQANVAGVCDSTGRVFGLMPHPERYITRTQHPCWTRGAGTEPGSGLAIFQNAVAAVG; this comes from the coding sequence ATGCCCGTTACCGCCCTTATTTTAAGAGCCCCCGGCACCAACTGCGACGAGGAAACCGCGTATGCCTTTGAATTGGCGGGCGCGCAAACCCAGCGCGTCCATGTGCGGCAACTTTTGGAAGAGCCCGGCATATGCAAGCATTCTCAAATCCTCTGCCTGCCAGGGGGGTTTAGTTACGGGGATGATATTGCCAGCGGAAGAATCCTGGGGGATCAACTGCGTCGGCAGTTAGCAGACACGCTCCGTGAATACCGCGCCGCCAATAAATTGATTCTGGGCATTTGCAACGGTTTTCAGGTGCTGATCAAATGCGGATTGCTCTTTGATGACTTTGAACAGAGCCCCGCCACCCTGGCCTGGAACGAGAGCGGTCGTTACCGGGACGCCTGGGTGAATTTACGGGTCCAGCCAGGACCGTGCGTCTTTTTGCGGGGGCTAACGGAATTTCCGCTCCCCTATGCGCATGGTGAAGGGCGGTTTGTGGCCCGGTCACCGGAAGTTTTGGCGGAGCTGGCCCGGCGGGGACAACTCGCGCTCTGTTATGCGCCTGGAGAGTCAAAAAACGTGGCCGCGCGGGGGGACGCACATTCTGAAGGGGGGGATTTGTCCGTAAAGTTGGACTTTCCGGACAACCCCAATGGTTCCCAGGCCAACGTGGCTGGCGTGTGCGATAGCACGGGACGGGTTTTTGGCCTGATGCCCCACCCCGAGCGTTACATCACCCGCACGCAGCATCCTTGTTGGACACGCGGAGCGGGAACCGAGCCGGGGTCGGGCCTCGCGATTTTTCAGAATGCCGTGGCCGCGGTGGGGTAA
- a CDS encoding aldose epimerase family protein, which yields MTQKPFGKTSDGQPVTLFTLTNEQGLTLNLIDYGAAMQSVLVPDKTGKPANVTLGFDDMAGYEGHGAHFGCTIGRYANRIAKGKFKIDGQEYTLATNNGPNHLHGGPGGFDRVMWRAKPSSDGRSVVFTYQSADGEEGYPGKLSTTVTYTLTADNEIVIDYQAETDKPTVVNLTNHAYWNLGGVGSGDVLGHELLISADQYLLVDDTLIPTGEYGKVAGTVMDFTKAQAIGSRIDELKKSGKTGGYDHCYVIRNPGTPEKPTLVAIVKEPKSGRMMEIYTSEPGIQFYTGNFLDGSAGSGGNQQHHAFCLETQHYPDSPNQPKFPTTLLKPGQKFHSVTTHKFSIDK from the coding sequence ATGACCCAAAAACCTTTTGGAAAAACCAGCGACGGACAGCCCGTCACGCTCTTTACCCTGACCAATGAGCAAGGTCTGACGCTCAATTTAATCGACTATGGCGCGGCCATGCAGTCCGTGCTGGTCCCTGACAAAACCGGCAAACCGGCGAATGTGACGCTGGGCTTTGACGACATGGCGGGTTACGAGGGGCATGGCGCGCACTTTGGCTGCACGATCGGCCGCTATGCCAACCGCATCGCCAAAGGAAAATTCAAGATCGACGGCCAAGAATACACCCTGGCCACCAACAACGGGCCAAACCATTTGCACGGCGGACCGGGGGGATTTGACCGGGTGATGTGGCGTGCCAAACCCTCTTCCGATGGCCGCAGCGTGGTCTTTACCTACCAAAGCGCTGACGGCGAAGAGGGCTATCCCGGCAAGTTATCCACCACCGTCACTTACACTCTGACCGCCGATAATGAAATTGTCATTGACTACCAGGCCGAGACCGACAAACCGACCGTGGTTAATCTGACCAATCACGCCTATTGGAATTTAGGAGGAGTGGGTTCGGGCGATGTCTTGGGCCACGAATTGCTTATTTCCGCCGACCAATACTTGCTCGTGGATGACACACTGATTCCCACGGGCGAGTATGGCAAAGTCGCCGGGACGGTGATGGATTTTACCAAGGCGCAGGCCATTGGCTCGCGGATTGACGAGCTGAAAAAGTCTGGCAAGACCGGCGGTTATGATCATTGCTATGTGATCCGCAACCCTGGCACGCCGGAAAAACCGACTCTGGTCGCGATAGTCAAAGAGCCAAAATCGGGACGGATGATGGAAATTTACACATCTGAGCCGGGAATTCAGTTTTACACGGGGAATTTTCTCGACGGATCGGCGGGTAGCGGCGGCAATCAGCAACACCATGCTTTTTGCCTGGAAACCCAGCATTATCCCGATTCGCCCAACCAGCCCAAATTTCCCACTACGTTACTAAAACCGGGCCAAAAGTTTCACTCAGTGACCACGCACAAGTTTTCGATTGACAAGTAA
- the bioD gene encoding dethiobiotin synthase: MPRGLFITGTDTHVGKTHVAAAIAAKLHAAGHCVGVYKPVASGCELSSKGGKAAELISPDAVALWRGAGKPLSLEQVCPQRFRAPLAPHLAAREEGKQVDRMLLRRGLEPWLNASEVVIIEGAGGLFSPIADHELVAELAAEIGFPVVIVAPNRLGVINQALQTAIAGRYFRGGLNLAGVVLNQPEPLDIHADPSQASNFVELQRWCRVAVFTELPHNSQDFAPAVDWWKLAREAT, from the coding sequence ATGCCGCGCGGACTGTTTATCACCGGCACTGACACCCATGTCGGCAAAACCCACGTTGCCGCCGCAATCGCCGCCAAACTGCACGCGGCGGGACACTGCGTGGGCGTGTACAAACCTGTCGCCAGCGGCTGTGAGTTAAGTTCGAAGGGCGGTAAAGCCGCGGAATTAATCAGTCCCGATGCAGTTGCGCTGTGGCGGGGGGCGGGAAAGCCCCTTTCCCTGGAACAAGTATGTCCGCAACGGTTTCGCGCTCCGCTGGCACCCCATTTAGCCGCCAGAGAAGAAGGAAAGCAAGTCGATCGCATGCTGTTGCGGCGCGGTTTAGAGCCGTGGCTAAATGCCAGCGAGGTGGTCATCATCGAAGGGGCGGGGGGATTGTTTTCGCCCATTGCCGATCATGAACTAGTGGCGGAGTTAGCGGCGGAAATTGGCTTTCCCGTGGTGATTGTCGCTCCCAATCGGTTGGGCGTGATCAATCAGGCATTACAAACGGCGATCGCGGGGCGGTATTTTCGCGGGGGATTGAACCTGGCAGGCGTGGTGCTCAATCAGCCAGAACCGCTGGATATTCATGCCGATCCCAGCCAAGCCAGCAATTTTGTCGAATTGCAGCGTTGGTGCCGGGTGGCGGTCTTTACCGAATTGCCCCATAACAGCCAGGATTTTGCTCCCGCGGTGGACTGGTGGAAGCTAGCCCGGGAAGCGACATAA
- a CDS encoding DUF642 domain-containing protein: MLSFFIALAICCSVGVAQANLISNGSFETPFVPVGGFTNFRGGANLQGWEVVGVNSALVNTMFTDSDITFNAQSGNQWIDLGGLFQNSRNSGIRQSFPTTSGQQYEVSFYVGGGTDGRTFFPTLVDLSLDFGPRVSFFKSPGPGSWYMLNWELFRFSFTAENSSTTLTFYHGAERSNFKSALDNVTVVAIPEPSIVTLWVVLGSTLGWYFLYQRHTKR; encoded by the coding sequence ATGCTTTCATTTTTTATTGCACTCGCTATCTGCTGTAGTGTAGGCGTCGCGCAGGCAAATTTGATTAGCAATGGCTCGTTTGAAACACCATTTGTCCCAGTCGGGGGGTTTACCAATTTCCGTGGAGGAGCGAACTTGCAAGGCTGGGAGGTTGTTGGGGTAAATTCTGCATTAGTTAACACTATGTTTACCGATAGCGATATTACATTTAATGCACAGTCGGGGAATCAGTGGATCGATCTGGGTGGGCTTTTCCAAAATTCGCGAAACAGTGGCATCAGGCAAAGTTTCCCCACCACGTCTGGCCAACAATATGAGGTTAGTTTTTATGTTGGTGGCGGAACGGATGGTAGAACATTCTTTCCAACTCTCGTGGATTTAAGCCTTGATTTTGGTCCGCGAGTAAGTTTTTTTAAATCTCCGGGTCCGGGTTCATGGTATATGCTTAATTGGGAATTGTTCAGGTTTTCATTTACCGCAGAAAATTCCTCAACCACGTTGACCTTTTATCACGGTGCCGAGAGATCTAACTTTAAAAGTGCTCTAGACAATGTTACTGTAGTAGCTATTCCAGAACCCTCTATAGTGACACTATGGGTAGTTTTGGGCAGCACCCTTGGTTGGTATTTCCTGTACCAACGCCATACAAAGCGATAG
- a CDS encoding Gfo/Idh/MocA family oxidoreductase produces the protein MSQLTRREMLERSMLATAAALAASPLTGLGIGQSALAADAPPQSTSPNEQLLCAIIGVRSRGREHISEFSQRKDVRIAMICDADADVGNSVCEEIAKSTGHKPEFVQDMRRVFENPSINFISTATPNHWHALTAIWAMQAGKDVYVEKPVSHNVSEGRRIVQAAEKLGRICQVGTQSRSTGGMRAAMEYVHTGKLGEVKLARGLCYKRRPSIGAAGEFSPPKSVDYDLWCGPAPLAPLTRKQFHYDWHWQWPYGNGDLGNQGIHQMDLCRWALNVNQLSKRVISYGGRFGYVDSGETPNTQVVVHDFGDKSIVFEVRGLETGDFKTAKVGIIVEGSDGYLVMTSYSDGTVFDKNGQAIKQFRGGGNHFHNFVDAVRAHDASKLQGPILEGHLSSALCHTGNISYLLGQPVGPSELRECLQEVKLADDVADTLERTTRHLDDNHVHLDDSTRWQAGEVLTFDPVTETFPGNARANDLLTREYRAPFVVPSTI, from the coding sequence ATGTCGCAACTCACACGCCGGGAAATGCTGGAACGTTCGATGTTGGCCACCGCCGCCGCCCTAGCCGCTTCGCCATTGACGGGCCTGGGGATAGGGCAATCGGCACTGGCCGCCGACGCCCCCCCCCAATCCACCAGCCCCAATGAACAGCTCTTGTGTGCGATCATAGGCGTACGCAGCCGTGGACGCGAACATATTAGCGAATTTTCCCAACGCAAGGATGTCCGCATCGCCATGATCTGCGACGCCGACGCCGACGTGGGTAACTCTGTCTGTGAGGAAATCGCCAAGTCGACCGGCCATAAGCCAGAATTTGTCCAAGACATGCGCCGCGTCTTTGAAAATCCCTCGATCAATTTTATCTCCACCGCCACGCCCAATCACTGGCACGCGCTGACCGCGATTTGGGCGATGCAGGCCGGTAAGGACGTCTACGTGGAAAAGCCCGTTAGCCATAACGTCAGCGAAGGGCGGCGGATCGTCCAGGCGGCGGAAAAACTAGGCCGCATCTGCCAGGTCGGCACGCAGTCCCGCTCGACCGGCGGCATGCGCGCTGCCATGGAATATGTTCACACCGGCAAGCTGGGGGAGGTCAAACTGGCGCGGGGGCTCTGTTATAAGCGGCGTCCTTCTATCGGCGCGGCGGGTGAATTTTCCCCGCCAAAAAGCGTGGATTACGATCTATGGTGCGGTCCCGCGCCGCTGGCCCCCCTGACCCGCAAACAGTTTCATTATGACTGGCACTGGCAATGGCCCTATGGCAATGGGGACCTGGGAAACCAGGGAATCCACCAGATGGACCTCTGCCGCTGGGCGTTAAATGTCAATCAACTGAGCAAGCGGGTCATTAGCTATGGCGGGCGGTTTGGTTATGTGGATTCCGGGGAAACGCCCAACACGCAGGTGGTGGTGCACGACTTTGGCGATAAATCGATCGTGTTTGAGGTTCGCGGGCTGGAAACCGGCGATTTTAAGACGGCCAAGGTGGGAATTATTGTCGAGGGATCGGACGGATACCTGGTCATGACCAGCTATTCCGACGGGACGGTATTTGACAAAAATGGCCAGGCGATCAAGCAATTTCGCGGCGGCGGGAACCATTTTCATAACTTTGTGGATGCCGTTCGGGCGCATGACGCCAGTAAGCTGCAAGGCCCCATTCTCGAAGGGCACCTGTCGAGCGCGCTGTGCCACACGGGTAATATTTCCTACTTGCTGGGCCAGCCGGTTGGCCCCAGCGAGCTGCGCGAGTGTCTGCAAGAAGTCAAACTGGCCGACGATGTGGCCGACACGCTTGAAAGGACTACCCGGCATTTAGATGACAACCATGTCCACCTTGATGATTCCACCCGTTGGCAGGCGGGAGAGGTCCTAACCTTTGATCCCGTGACCGAGACATTCCCCGGCAACGCCCGCGCGAACGACCTGCTCACGCGCGAGTACCGGGCGCCCTTTGTCGTGCCAAGCACGATATAA
- a CDS encoding VOC family protein, whose translation MHDLAIPTLPCRSLDQTLAFYRRLGFSGDIHPHGDYAILQRGSVELHFFTMTNLRPEISHAGCYIRVADVDSFFAACQTAKLPLSGIPRQDSLNDQPWGMREFAIVDPDGNLLRIGQPVAG comes from the coding sequence ATGCACGACCTAGCCATACCCACGCTCCCTTGCCGGTCCCTCGACCAGACGCTGGCGTTTTACCGGCGATTGGGTTTTAGCGGCGATATTCATCCCCATGGCGATTACGCTATCTTGCAGCGTGGCTCGGTGGAACTGCACTTTTTCACCATGACAAACCTGCGTCCCGAAATTTCGCACGCGGGTTGTTACATCCGCGTCGCCGATGTCGATAGCTTTTTTGCCGCTTGCCAGACGGCGAAATTGCCCCTGTCCGGTATTCCCCGGCAAGATTCCCTAAATGACCAACCGTGGGGAATGCGGGAGTTTGCGATTGTCGACCCCGATGGCAACCTGTTGCGCATTGGGCAGCCGGTGGCTGGTTAA
- a CDS encoding SDR family NAD(P)-dependent oxidoreductase: protein MIRRKLKNLRALVTGVSSGIGRAVADLLVGQGVHVLGMARRGELLAEWQKTWENPQDPRNHPGQTAIFVGDITRPEDRTAALRMVESRFHGLDLLINNAGTGSLGRFAQSDPRLLRTIFEVNFFAPVELCRAALPLLQNGQTPLIVNLGSILGHRATPQNSEYCASKFALRGWSESVRPELNKIGIDLLLVSPGTTETDFYAHTLGDDHTPPWPSPPGVPAERVARAIVRAIETGRGEIVPNWRGRALVWANRLCPWLVDRAMRKYG from the coding sequence ATGATACGTCGTAAACTGAAAAATTTAAGGGCCTTGGTCACCGGAGTTTCCAGTGGAATTGGACGGGCGGTGGCGGATTTGCTGGTCGGGCAAGGCGTACATGTCCTAGGAATGGCCCGCCGGGGGGAATTGCTGGCCGAATGGCAAAAAACTTGGGAAAACCCACAAGATCCGCGTAATCACCCCGGTCAAACGGCGATCTTTGTCGGGGACATCACCCGTCCCGAGGACCGCACCGCCGCCCTGCGGATGGTCGAATCCCGTTTTCACGGCTTGGATTTGCTGATAAACAACGCCGGCACGGGCAGCTTGGGACGGTTTGCCCAATCCGACCCCCGGCTATTACGGACTATTTTTGAGGTCAACTTTTTTGCCCCGGTCGAACTATGCCGGGCGGCACTCCCTTTGCTACAGAATGGCCAGACCCCTTTGATTGTTAATTTAGGCTCAATCCTTGGCCACCGCGCGACTCCGCAAAATAGTGAATACTGCGCGAGCAAATTTGCCCTGCGCGGCTGGTCCGAAAGCGTCCGTCCTGAGCTAAATAAAATCGGCATTGATCTGTTACTGGTCAGTCCTGGTACCACCGAGACGGACTTCTACGCCCACACTTTGGGTGACGACCATACCCCCCCATGGCCCAGTCCGCCGGGTGTCCCGGCGGAAAGGGTGGCGCGGGCGATTGTGCGGGCCATCGAAACCGGGCGGGGAGAAATTGTCCCCAACTGGCGTGGGCGGGCCTTGGTCTGGGCGAATCGGCTCTGCCCGTGGCTGGTGGACCGGGCGATGCGAAAGTATGGGTGA
- a CDS encoding VTT domain-containing protein, which translates to MDELLHQYGYFGIIFFLVLTGFGLPIPEEVALIAAGIMAAKGYLDIWLAMGACLIGCLLGDSIMYLIGYRLGGRMLRPGSFWRNYLTPEREKSLEHLIHRHGVKVFFVSRFLVGVRSPVYLTAGILRYPYRKFFITDLFCASLVILLFTGLSYFFGEWAVRMVQQAEYGLTILVGVGLVGATIFGWYYVYHRRGPHDPGALGKLLGEDQQSMEEGLQDEEQSATSQPTSTGTSPEEINNSQSPSLTEPVAESAATATPRIQSPVAAIPPQPTDAALETSPPPEKPNRAVGTDLDAGPNPVPRQNGSVNPQTSPSTGLHPRQNGNFAGGNGSDYSRKLGKATDSLDGTQLTALSKKRI; encoded by the coding sequence ATGGATGAATTACTGCACCAGTACGGCTATTTTGGGATTATTTTCTTTCTGGTATTGACCGGCTTTGGCCTGCCAATTCCCGAAGAGGTAGCCCTGATTGCCGCCGGGATTATGGCCGCCAAAGGCTACCTGGATATCTGGTTGGCCATGGGGGCCTGCCTGATTGGGTGCCTGCTGGGCGATAGCATTATGTATTTGATAGGCTATCGGCTGGGGGGGCGGATGCTGCGCCCCGGATCGTTTTGGCGAAATTATCTCACGCCCGAACGGGAAAAATCTTTGGAACACCTGATCCACCGCCACGGGGTCAAAGTATTTTTTGTTTCGCGATTCTTGGTCGGGGTACGCTCCCCCGTTTATTTGACCGCGGGTATCTTACGCTATCCTTACCGCAAATTTTTTATTACCGACCTGTTTTGCGCATCATTGGTAATTTTGCTTTTTACCGGGCTAAGTTATTTCTTTGGCGAATGGGCGGTCCGCATGGTCCAACAGGCCGAATACGGTTTGACCATTTTGGTCGGCGTGGGTCTGGTAGGGGCCACCATATTTGGTTGGTATTACGTGTATCACCGCCGCGGACCGCATGATCCCGGGGCGTTAGGCAAACTACTCGGCGAGGATCAGCAAAGCATGGAAGAAGGCCTGCAGGATGAGGAACAATCCGCCACGTCCCAGCCAACCTCGACAGGCACCTCCCCGGAAGAAATTAACAATAGCCAGTCACCTTCTTTAACAGAACCCGTGGCGGAAAGTGCTGCCACGGCGACGCCGAGGATCCAATCTCCCGTAGCGGCTATTCCACCCCAGCCCACGGACGCTGCCTTAGAGACATCGCCCCCCCCGGAAAAGCCTAACCGAGCCGTGGGGACCGACCTGGACGCGGGACCCAACCCCGTACCCCGTCAAAATGGAAGCGTCAATCCGCAAACCTCCCCCTCGACCGGTTTACACCCCCGCCAAAACGGTAATTTTGCGGGGGGTAATGGAAGCGATTATTCGCGTAAGCTAGGCAAAGCGACCGACAGCTTGGATGGAACCCAGCTTACCGCCCTGAGTAAAAAGCGGATTTAG
- a CDS encoding GNAT family protein, with protein MAMTNSGFTPPPLSAGHWAVGDLWLRPPRPEDIEPLYAAVMESVNEIQPWLAWYHPGYSVDDCARWVNDVPAAWAEDRSYSFAIFDQATEALLGTIGINQLDRFNRRANLGYFVRTSTTRRGIATAATLRLARFGFAELKLQRIEIVAAVGNYASQKVALKVGATREGVARRRSHVAQQQLDTVMFSLVKEDLAGDQPITLTG; from the coding sequence ATGGCAATGACAAATTCGGGCTTTACCCCTCCCCCGCTCTCGGCGGGCCACTGGGCTGTCGGCGATTTATGGCTGCGCCCTCCCCGGCCCGAGGATATCGAGCCCCTGTACGCCGCGGTCATGGAGTCCGTGAATGAAATCCAACCCTGGCTCGCCTGGTATCATCCGGGTTATTCCGTCGATGATTGCGCCCGTTGGGTGAATGATGTGCCCGCTGCCTGGGCGGAGGATCGCTCGTATAGTTTTGCCATCTTTGACCAAGCCACAGAGGCGCTGTTAGGCACCATTGGCATTAATCAACTTGATCGCTTTAACCGGCGGGCCAATCTGGGCTACTTTGTCCGGACTAGCACGACCCGGCGGGGCATCGCCACGGCGGCGACCTTGCGCTTGGCGAGGTTTGGCTTTGCCGAGCTAAAGTTGCAAAGGATAGAAATTGTGGCGGCGGTGGGAAATTATGCCAGCCAAAAAGTCGCGCTCAAAGTCGGCGCCACCCGCGAAGGTGTGGCCCGCCGACGCTCCCACGTTGCCCAACAACAGTTGGATACCGTGATGTTCTCTTTGGTCAAAGAAGATCTTGCCGGGGATCAGCCAATCACGCTTACCGGTTAA
- a CDS encoding lysophospholipid acyltransferase family protein, translating to MQRRWPQRLWYEFLRYAAWLAAIPYLGLRARGTRKFPATGGVLVLANHQSNADPPLIGCVCPRRMNYLARESLFHHPWFRWLILSLDAIPIDREGLGLEGIKQTMKRLKAGEVVLMFPEGTRTPHGRVQPLKPGFLALVRRTGAAIVPVGLAGLYEAWPRSHSWPSPGWVQIEYGEPLFPQEIQGYDDDTLLAELTRRLTACQATAQALRAKRQEPL from the coding sequence ATGCAACGACGTTGGCCCCAGCGACTTTGGTATGAATTTTTACGCTATGCCGCCTGGTTGGCGGCCATCCCCTATCTGGGCCTGCGCGCGCGGGGGACAAGAAAATTTCCGGCAACGGGGGGCGTGCTGGTCCTGGCAAATCATCAAAGCAACGCCGATCCGCCTTTGATCGGCTGCGTCTGTCCCAGGCGCATGAATTATTTGGCCCGCGAATCACTTTTTCATCATCCCTGGTTCCGCTGGCTCATTCTTTCCCTTGATGCGATTCCCATTGACCGCGAAGGACTGGGACTGGAAGGAATCAAGCAAACCATGAAGCGGCTGAAGGCGGGTGAAGTGGTTCTGATGTTTCCCGAAGGAACCCGCACCCCCCATGGACGCGTCCAACCGCTCAAGCCCGGATTTTTAGCGCTGGTCCGGCGGACAGGAGCCGCGATTGTCCCCGTGGGATTGGCGGGTCTGTACGAAGCCTGGCCCCGTAGTCATTCCTGGCCCAGCCCTGGTTGGGTCCAAATTGAATATGGCGAACCACTTTTTCCGCAAGAAATCCAGGGTTATGACGATGACACACTTCTGGCCGAATTGACCCGGCGGCTGACCGCTTGCCAGGCAACCGCCCAAGCCCTGCGCGCAAAACGTCAGGAACCGCTTTAA
- a CDS encoding serine/threonine-protein kinase translates to MGFLQAIRALFSNKVDIAQRFEIEREAISGTMSEFFAARDRQTGKMVGLKIQDKDKTEAVESRFKALKKPSEGEIALGMDHPRIVKTLEHGTTTDNRAYILMEFLDGPGLNSLIISKSELLNGNRLALLRQAAEALDYVHGRGYIHRDICPRNFVCSKDATSLKLIDFGLTLPAKAEYMQPGNRVGTPNYLAPEVVRRKKTDQRLDIFAFGVTAFELFALELPWPKGKSTGMDALNHDKIEPRQITQLCPRIDPVLGETIMQCLQIDPAARPQSLRAFLQKIEKVKRETID, encoded by the coding sequence ATGGGATTTTTACAGGCAATTCGCGCGCTTTTTTCCAATAAAGTCGATATCGCCCAACGCTTTGAAATCGAACGTGAAGCGATTTCGGGCACCATGTCGGAATTTTTTGCCGCCCGCGATCGCCAGACCGGCAAAATGGTCGGTTTAAAAATTCAGGACAAGGATAAGACCGAGGCGGTGGAATCCCGCTTTAAAGCCCTCAAAAAACCGAGCGAGGGGGAAATCGCCCTGGGGATGGATCACCCACGAATCGTCAAGACCCTGGAGCACGGCACCACCACGGACAACCGGGCCTACATCTTAATGGAATTTCTGGATGGTCCCGGACTTAACTCGCTCATTATTTCCAAAAGCGAATTGCTCAACGGCAATCGACTGGCCCTCTTGCGGCAAGCGGCCGAGGCCCTGGATTACGTGCATGGGCGGGGATACATTCACCGCGACATTTGCCCGCGAAATTTTGTCTGCTCCAAGGACGCAACGTCTCTAAAGTTGATCGATTTTGGCCTGACCCTGCCGGCCAAGGCTGAATATATGCAACCGGGCAACCGCGTGGGAACGCCCAACTATCTGGCTCCCGAGGTGGTCCGCCGCAAAAAGACCGATCAGCGCCTGGATATTTTTGCGTTCGGGGTGACCGCCTTTGAGCTGTTTGCGCTGGAGCTTCCCTGGCCAAAGGGTAAATCCACGGGGATGGACGCGCTGAATCATGACAAGATCGAGCCGCGGCAAATTACGCAACTATGCCCCCGCATCGATCCCGTTCTGGGCGAAACGATCATGCAATGCCTGCAAATCGACCCCGCCGCCCGCCCGCAGTCCCTGCGGGCGTTCTTGCAAAAGATTGAAAAAGTCAAGCGGGAAACAATCGACTAA
- the accD gene encoding acetyl-CoA carboxylase, carboxyltransferase subunit beta: MKRSKRGVPEGLWQQCPGCQATIFVKAAEQRLNTCPECDFHWYVSARERLAQVLDEGTFEEWDPALTSVDPLGFNDKKPYAERIAAEQRRTGLADAIVTGSGMVRARRVAIGVTDSAFIMGSMGSVVGEKLTRLVERATTQNLALIIISASGGGARMHEGILSLMQMAKVSAALARYHEAGGLFISVLTNPTMGGVAASFASLGDVCFAEPKALIGFAGPRTIKATIRIELPKGFQTSEFLLEHGFVDRIVRRPDLKSEIARVIDYCGK, translated from the coding sequence ATGAAACGCAGCAAACGGGGTGTCCCCGAAGGATTATGGCAGCAATGTCCCGGGTGTCAGGCGACAATTTTTGTCAAAGCGGCCGAGCAACGGCTCAATACCTGCCCCGAATGCGATTTTCACTGGTATGTGAGCGCCCGGGAACGTCTGGCGCAGGTTTTGGATGAGGGAACTTTTGAAGAATGGGATCCCGCCCTGACATCTGTCGATCCGCTGGGCTTTAATGATAAAAAGCCGTACGCCGAGCGGATTGCCGCCGAACAGCGGCGCACTGGCCTGGCGGATGCAATTGTTACCGGCTCCGGCATGGTCCGTGCGCGACGGGTAGCCATCGGCGTGACGGATTCGGCGTTTATCATGGGGAGCATGGGCTCGGTCGTTGGCGAAAAGCTAACCCGCCTGGTAGAACGGGCAACCACCCAAAATTTGGCGCTGATCATCATTAGTGCCTCTGGAGGCGGTGCCCGCATGCACGAAGGAATCCTCTCGTTGATGCAAATGGCCAAGGTATCCGCCGCGCTAGCCCGCTATCACGAAGCGGGGGGGTTGTTTATCAGCGTCCTGACCAATCCCACCATGGGGGGCGTGGCGGCCAGCTTTGCGTCGCTAGGGGATGTCTGCTTTGCCGAACCTAAGGCGCTGATCGGCTTTGCCGGTCCCCGCACGATCAAAGCCACCATTCGCATTGAATTGCCCAAGGGCTTTCAGACCAGCGAATTTTTGCTGGAACATGGCTTTGTGGACCGGATCGTGCGACGTCCCGATCTCAAGAGCGAAATCGCCCGGGTCATCGACTATTGCGGCAAATAA
- a CDS encoding histidine phosphatase family protein, whose amino-acid sequence MLQTVLIRPGQTFYDEQERIAGNLDLPLSPAGQDQIRQLAVKLQEQTWTAIYCGNQTACVESANLLAKPLRAKVYKCEQFANMNLGLWQGMLIDDIRHKQPKVYKQWQEHPESVCPPQGEVITTAAKRLEAGLEKIAKKHSQGRVAIIVAEPLASWFAAQLDPGGEFDFWKVFEQAATTTELELHAKTWRTEMNFTVSSAN is encoded by the coding sequence ATGTTACAAACAGTTCTAATCCGTCCCGGGCAAACGTTTTATGACGAGCAAGAACGGATTGCCGGCAATCTGGATTTGCCACTTTCGCCAGCGGGCCAGGACCAAATTCGCCAATTGGCGGTCAAACTTCAGGAGCAAACCTGGACGGCGATTTACTGCGGCAACCAAACGGCCTGCGTCGAATCGGCAAATTTGCTTGCCAAACCGTTGCGGGCCAAAGTTTATAAATGTGAACAATTTGCCAATATGAATCTCGGCCTTTGGCAGGGGATGCTGATCGATGACATCCGCCATAAACAGCCTAAGGTCTATAAACAATGGCAAGAGCATCCAGAAAGCGTTTGCCCGCCGCAAGGCGAAGTGATCACGACTGCGGCCAAGCGACTGGAAGCGGGATTGGAAAAAATCGCCAAAAAGCATTCCCAGGGGCGTGTGGCGATTATCGTGGCCGAACCGCTGGCCAGTTGGTTTGCCGCACAACTGGACCCCGGGGGAGAATTTGATTTTTGGAAGGTTTTTGAGCAGGCGGCCACCACGACCGAATTAGAATTACATGCCAAAACCTGGCGAACGGAAATGAATTTTACCGTTAGTTCCGCCAATTGA